In Flavobacteriales bacterium, one genomic interval encodes:
- the sufB gene encoding Fe-S cluster assembly protein SufB translates to MAQETDDILKEVTEKEYAYGFITDIESEKAEKGLSEEIVRFISAKKNEPEWMLDWRLEAYHAWLKMEEPHWAHVNYPKIDYQNAYYYSAPKKKPQLNSLDEADPELVKTFEKLGISLEEQKRLVGVAVDVVFDSVSVKTTFQAALKEKGIIFSSFSDAVQNHPDLVKKYLGSVVPRTDNYFAALNSAVFSDGSFCYIPPGVRCPMELSTYFRINEAMTGQFERTLLIADEGAYVSYLEGCTAPVRDEHQLHAAVVELVALKDAEIKYSTVQNWYPGDKNGKGGIYNFVTKRALCAGDNSKISWTQVETGSAITWKYPSCVLKGDNSIGEFYSVAVTNNKQQADTGTKMIHIGKGTKSTIISKGISAGLSNNSYRGLVKIGRGAKGARNFSQCDSLLLGDRCGAHTFPYIESENPSAIVEHEATTSKIGEDQIFYLNQRGIATEKAVSLIVNGYCKEVLNQLPMEFAVEAQKLLAVSLEGSVG, encoded by the coding sequence ATGGCACAAGAGACAGACGATATCCTGAAGGAAGTTACCGAGAAGGAGTACGCCTACGGGTTTATCACCGACATTGAAAGCGAGAAGGCTGAGAAGGGGTTGAGCGAGGAGATCGTGCGTTTTATCAGCGCGAAGAAGAATGAACCGGAGTGGATGTTGGATTGGCGACTTGAAGCCTATCACGCATGGCTGAAGATGGAGGAGCCGCACTGGGCCCATGTGAATTACCCGAAGATCGATTACCAGAATGCATATTACTACAGCGCGCCGAAAAAGAAACCGCAGCTGAACAGTTTGGATGAGGCGGATCCGGAGTTGGTAAAGACCTTCGAAAAGTTGGGTATTTCGTTGGAGGAACAGAAGCGCTTGGTCGGTGTTGCTGTGGATGTAGTATTCGATAGCGTAAGCGTGAAGACCACGTTCCAAGCGGCGTTGAAGGAGAAGGGGATCATCTTTTCCAGTTTCAGTGATGCCGTGCAGAATCACCCTGATCTGGTCAAGAAATACTTAGGAAGTGTAGTGCCGCGCACCGATAATTATTTCGCGGCATTGAATAGCGCGGTATTCAGCGATGGTAGCTTTTGCTACATACCTCCTGGAGTGCGGTGCCCTATGGAGTTGAGCACGTATTTCAGGATCAACGAGGCAATGACCGGCCAATTCGAACGCACGTTGTTAATAGCAGATGAAGGCGCTTACGTAAGCTATTTGGAAGGATGCACTGCGCCCGTACGCGATGAACACCAGTTGCATGCAGCGGTCGTTGAATTGGTCGCGCTGAAAGATGCTGAGATCAAATACAGCACAGTTCAGAACTGGTACCCTGGTGATAAGAACGGAAAGGGCGGGATCTATAATTTCGTTACGAAACGTGCCCTGTGTGCTGGCGATAACAGCAAGATCAGCTGGACCCAAGTAGAGACCGGAAGTGCGATCACATGGAAGTACCCGAGCTGTGTTCTGAAAGGCGATAACAGCATAGGGGAATTCTACAGCGTAGCCGTTACGAACAACAAACAACAAGCCGATACCGGAACGAAAATGATCCACATCGGTAAAGGCACGAAAAGCACCATCATCAGCAAAGGGATCAGTGCTGGCCTTAGCAATAACAGCTATCGTGGTTTGGTCAAGATCGGTCGCGGTGCGAAGGGTGCTCGGAATTTCAGCCAGTGCGATTCGTTGTTATTGGGTGATCGTTGCGGTGCACACACGTTTCCTTATATTGAGAGCGAGAACCCTAGTGCAATAGTGGAACACGAAGCCACCACGAGCAAGATCGGTGAGGACCAGATCTTCTATCTGAATCAACGCGGGATCGCAACGGAAAAGGCTGTTTCGCTGATCGTGAACGGATACTGCAAGGAAGTACTTAACCAATTGCCCATGGAGTTTGCCGTGGAGGCGCAAAAGTTGTTGGCTGTTTCGCTTGAAGGTAGTGTTGGCTGA
- the msrB gene encoding peptide-methionine (R)-S-oxide reductase MsrB, translating into MNWNDVLGYANHGNPEPPSRVEKTEVEWKAVLTAEQFRVTRLKGTERAFSSEACSLFEPGIYKCVCCKTELFDASSKFESGTGWPSFTQPIAENVIAHHMDKTYGMVRIETICNVCDAHLGHAFPDGPAPNGLRFCMNAVSLEKVV; encoded by the coding sequence ATGAACTGGAACGATGTATTAGGTTACGCCAACCACGGTAATCCGGAACCTCCGAGCCGTGTTGAGAAAACAGAAGTTGAGTGGAAAGCTGTGCTGACCGCCGAGCAATTCCGCGTAACACGCTTGAAGGGAACCGAGCGTGCATTCAGCTCAGAAGCGTGTTCACTTTTTGAACCTGGCATCTACAAATGTGTTTGTTGTAAAACTGAATTATTCGACGCCAGCTCCAAGTTCGAGAGTGGGACTGGTTGGCCTTCGTTCACCCAACCGATCGCAGAGAATGTGATAGCGCACCACATGGATAAGACCTATGGCATGGTACGTATAGAGACCATATGCAATGTGTGCGATGCACACCTTGGACACGCATTTCCCGATGGACCAGCGCCCAACGGGCTGCGTTTTTGCATGAATGCAGTGAGCTTGGAGAAAGTGGTCTGA
- a CDS encoding YegP family protein yields the protein MATFELYTDKAGEFRFRLKAGNGEIILASEGYTAKASAMNGIESVKTNAVHDANYERKKSDAGHSFNLLAANDQVVGTSQVYTSTTARDKGIESVRTNAPTAGLMEV from the coding sequence ATGGCGACTTTTGAACTTTACACTGACAAAGCTGGCGAATTTCGTTTCCGGCTCAAAGCGGGTAACGGCGAGATAATCCTTGCCAGCGAAGGCTACACCGCCAAAGCATCTGCAATGAACGGTATCGAAAGCGTGAAGACCAACGCTGTCCATGACGCTAATTACGAACGCAAGAAGTCCGACGCTGGACACTCTTTCAACCTACTAGCTGCCAATGATCAAGTGGTTGGCACAAGTCAGGTCTACACAAGCACAACTGCACGTGATAAGGGGATCGAGAGTGTAAGAACGAACGCTCCTACAGCCGGGTTAATGGAAGTTTGA
- a CDS encoding T9SS type A sorting domain-containing protein has product MSVQQINSIVCSMVLVLCGNATIRAQEHPFIAHNELTELTGGIRVDWTIQGGSTCNGQAVERSADGINFTEVHHIEGICGDPTNAVAYQWFDESPPELSTVFYRIQLGFEGYSSVRSVEYEQIESSDQRFYPSPMNDVATLLLKVPFGTVVDLTIWNSSGQLVHQQTTNGGKVDLVLPGLLAGVYTYQASGDSKVFKGRFVKF; this is encoded by the coding sequence ATGTCCGTGCAACAGATCAATTCAATAGTGTGCAGCATGGTCTTGGTTTTGTGTGGCAATGCAACCATACGCGCTCAGGAACATCCATTTATTGCGCATAATGAGCTCACTGAACTAACTGGTGGGATCCGGGTCGATTGGACCATTCAGGGTGGCAGCACATGTAATGGTCAGGCTGTTGAACGCTCGGCCGATGGCATCAATTTCACCGAAGTACACCACATTGAAGGCATATGCGGAGATCCAACGAACGCCGTCGCGTATCAGTGGTTTGATGAATCACCACCTGAGCTTAGCACTGTTTTTTACCGGATACAATTGGGCTTTGAAGGCTATAGTTCAGTAAGGTCAGTGGAGTACGAACAGATCGAATCCAGCGATCAGCGCTTCTATCCGTCGCCGATGAACGATGTGGCCACACTGTTGTTGAAGGTGCCATTCGGGACCGTAGTGGATCTGACGATCTGGAATAGTAGTGGTCAGTTGGTCCATCAACAAACCACTAACGGTGGAAAGGTCGATCTGGTCCTGCCTGGATTGCTAGCAGGTGTCTACACCTACCAAGCAAGTGGTGATAGTAAAGTGTTCAAGGGACGGTTCGTGAAATTTTGA
- a CDS encoding glycoside hydrolase, with protein MMLTDHVRVLIFVIGFAAVSQSTHAQKIQGVCFSAPPREVGDTCIAQVQAIGAEWVCFIPYAYGPDNNGRIIFDPNGHQWWGERPVGIRAMVAMAKARGLKVMLKPHLWLGHGEFTGAYEPDPAVGWGPFEQSYAEYVLYFAKLATELDVDLFCIGTEMERFVTQRTNYWQVLIDRISEEYNGPLTYAANWDEVVRFPLWKRMAYIGVDGYFPLCQKGDPTMAELRTGWEPHLAMLKELSLRLDRPVLFTELGYTNTSTCAKEPWAEDQDAVRNEAAQALAFEAFFHVFSKETWYSGCFIWKWFAEGGVRESRNGVGFSLQGKVAIRVLKEHFQ; from the coding sequence ATGATGCTGACAGATCATGTACGGGTCTTAATTTTTGTGATCGGCTTTGCAGCGGTGAGCCAAAGTACGCATGCGCAAAAGATCCAAGGCGTGTGTTTCAGCGCCCCGCCGCGCGAAGTGGGTGATACATGCATAGCACAGGTACAAGCTATTGGGGCCGAGTGGGTCTGTTTCATTCCGTATGCATATGGCCCGGACAACAATGGGCGCATCATCTTTGATCCAAATGGCCACCAATGGTGGGGTGAGCGTCCAGTTGGAATACGTGCAATGGTAGCCATGGCCAAAGCACGAGGGTTGAAAGTGATGCTGAAACCACACCTCTGGTTGGGCCACGGTGAATTCACTGGTGCCTACGAGCCGGACCCAGCTGTCGGATGGGGGCCATTCGAACAGAGCTACGCGGAGTACGTACTTTATTTCGCGAAGTTGGCAACGGAACTGGATGTTGACCTGTTCTGCATTGGTACGGAAATGGAACGGTTCGTGACCCAACGCACGAACTATTGGCAGGTGTTGATCGATCGGATTTCAGAAGAATACAATGGGCCATTGACCTATGCGGCGAATTGGGATGAAGTAGTGCGGTTCCCGCTGTGGAAGCGGATGGCATATATTGGTGTTGATGGCTATTTCCCACTTTGCCAGAAAGGCGATCCGACAATGGCAGAATTGCGAACAGGGTGGGAGCCGCATCTGGCAATGTTAAAGGAGCTGAGTCTTCGATTGGATCGTCCCGTACTCTTCACTGAATTGGGATACACGAACACATCGACGTGTGCGAAGGAACCGTGGGCCGAAGATCAGGATGCGGTGCGCAATGAAGCAGCACAAGCTTTGGCATTCGAAGCGTTCTTTCATGTGTTCAGCAAAGAGACATGGTACTCCGGCTGTTTCATATGGAAGTGGTTTGCCGAAGGTGGCGTCCGTGAGAGTCGGAATGGGGTCGGGTTCTCTCTCCAAGGAAAGGTGGCGATCAGGGTGCTTAAAGAACACTTCCAATAG
- a CDS encoding FAD-dependent oxidoreductase: MDHIVIIGNGISGITAARHIRKRSDAKITVISEESEHFFSRTALMYVYMGHMRYKDVKPYEDEFWEKNRIDLKLDRVNRIDTNQKLLELKSSGNIKYDKVIIATGSVSNKFGWPGQDLPGVQGLYSLQDLELMEVNTKGISHAVIVGGGLIGVEMAEMLLSRKIAVTFLVREDTFWGGVMPEQEADLISRHMREHHVDLQFSSELQEVIAGPDGRVRGILTKAGETIDCQFVGLTVGVKPNIAWLKESPAIATDKGVLVNEFLETNVPNIYATGDCAQFHEHPDKQRKSIEQVWYTGRMMGEKVARTITGERTPYAPGQWFNSAKFFDIEYQTYGWVRNKLGIGEAEYYWEHPNGKIAIHLVWDAGTRIFHGMSSFGFRLRHEVFDRWLNDQITVDHVVDHLDEAAFDPEFYERFASTIKRSFNQTSTVPA; the protein is encoded by the coding sequence ATGGACCATATCGTGATCATTGGTAACGGCATTTCGGGGATCACGGCTGCACGCCATATCCGCAAGCGGAGCGACGCAAAGATCACTGTGATCAGCGAGGAAAGCGAACATTTTTTTAGTCGCACAGCACTTATGTACGTCTACATGGGGCATATGCGGTACAAGGATGTGAAACCCTATGAGGATGAGTTCTGGGAGAAGAACCGCATCGACCTTAAACTTGACCGGGTCAATAGAATTGATACGAACCAGAAGCTCTTGGAGTTGAAAAGTAGTGGCAATATCAAGTACGATAAAGTGATCATCGCAACAGGTAGCGTTAGCAATAAATTCGGTTGGCCGGGACAGGACCTTCCTGGTGTGCAGGGGCTATACAGTTTACAGGACCTTGAATTGATGGAGGTGAACACGAAGGGCATTTCTCATGCGGTGATCGTGGGTGGTGGATTGATCGGTGTTGAAATGGCCGAGATGTTATTGTCTCGCAAGATCGCTGTTACATTTCTTGTTCGTGAAGATACATTCTGGGGAGGCGTGATGCCAGAACAAGAAGCTGACCTGATCTCCAGGCATATGCGCGAACACCACGTAGATCTGCAATTCTCTTCTGAGTTACAAGAGGTGATCGCTGGGCCCGACGGTCGCGTTCGCGGTATTCTTACCAAGGCGGGGGAAACGATCGATTGCCAGTTCGTTGGACTTACCGTTGGCGTAAAACCCAATATAGCGTGGCTGAAGGAAAGCCCTGCAATTGCTACGGACAAAGGTGTACTCGTGAATGAATTTCTCGAAACCAATGTGCCGAACATTTATGCCACTGGAGATTGTGCGCAGTTCCATGAACACCCGGATAAGCAGCGAAAGTCGATCGAGCAAGTTTGGTATACCGGACGTATGATGGGAGAGAAAGTGGCTAGAACGATCACTGGAGAACGGACACCCTATGCCCCTGGTCAATGGTTCAACAGTGCAAAATTCTTCGACATTGAATACCAGACATACGGCTGGGTACGCAATAAACTTGGAATTGGTGAAGCCGAATATTACTGGGAACACCCCAATGGAAAGATCGCGATCCATCTTGTTTGGGATGCTGGAACGCGGATCTTCCACGGCATGAGTAGTTTCGGGTTCCGGTTACGGCACGAAGTTTTTGATCGCTGGCTGAATGATCAAATAACAGTGGACCATGTGGTGGATCACTTGGATGAAGCGGCCTTTGATCCAGAATTCTACGAACGCTTTGCATCCACGATCAAGAGGTCATTCAATCAAACCTCTACAGTTCCTGCATGA
- a CDS encoding 4Fe-4S binding protein, which produces MKQTDHSLSITDAHSSILDGIQKSALSLAAIGVLGLIVSIPMNTIPNPGIWLTVALAAIISGTIIYARRSYLTRPEGIQNNGVWHRGISTRGIAGWIIGIILTGFYILLYFYPEYLGLGAEGNVNHGIVALFDPLSRFLSGNAASQWFVYGTIYTVAILSMGYKFILKYRHNKYQVVRTISVMFFQLGFAYLIPELLARLSLPYNDFKNMWPLNYSFFDEWNLKGLIDAGGFGLFMLLFGVAMIFVISPILTYFYGKRWYCSWVCGCGGLAETAGDPFRHLSDKSTTAWKIERWVIHTVLVFSVVMTVALVYSYLGDDASRNTAGGFWVTRGMLLGIIGLVLGCVAIVLIVRPGMIKEVNNTVRILVLAILLLIIGFTAHAYLTGRGDVFFVESYPLRKWYGFAIGAIFSGVIGVGFYPLMGSRVWCRFGCPMAAILGMQQRFFSRFRITTNGGQCISCGNCSTHCEMGIDVRSYAQRGENIVRSSCVGCGVCAAVCPRGVLKLESRKLAGGKVQGRVSSDPIAIGRTGATLR; this is translated from the coding sequence ATGAAGCAGACCGACCATAGCCTTTCGATCACGGATGCGCATAGCAGCATCCTTGATGGTATTCAAAAAAGTGCACTGAGCCTTGCTGCGATCGGCGTTCTTGGGCTGATCGTTAGCATCCCGATGAACACTATTCCCAACCCTGGAATATGGTTGACCGTGGCTTTAGCGGCCATTATCTCGGGAACCATCATTTATGCACGCAGATCCTATCTCACACGACCCGAAGGGATCCAGAACAATGGTGTTTGGCATCGTGGGATTTCAACGCGTGGTATTGCGGGATGGATCATTGGGATCATCCTCACGGGGTTCTACATTCTGTTATACTTCTATCCGGAATATCTCGGCCTTGGAGCCGAAGGAAACGTGAACCATGGGATCGTAGCACTGTTCGATCCGTTGAGCCGTTTTCTTAGTGGAAATGCGGCTTCCCAATGGTTCGTTTATGGCACGATCTATACCGTTGCGATCCTTTCGATGGGTTACAAGTTCATATTGAAATACAGGCACAACAAGTATCAGGTCGTACGTACCATTTCGGTGATGTTCTTTCAATTGGGTTTCGCCTATCTGATCCCGGAACTACTTGCACGACTTAGCCTGCCGTACAACGATTTCAAGAACATGTGGCCGTTGAACTATTCGTTCTTCGATGAATGGAACTTGAAAGGCTTGATCGATGCAGGAGGTTTTGGTTTGTTCATGCTGCTGTTCGGTGTTGCCATGATCTTCGTGATCTCCCCTATCCTCACCTACTTCTACGGGAAACGTTGGTATTGCTCATGGGTCTGTGGTTGCGGTGGTCTTGCTGAAACCGCCGGTGATCCCTTTCGCCACCTCAGTGATAAAAGCACTACCGCATGGAAGATCGAACGGTGGGTCATTCACACCGTTCTTGTTTTCTCCGTGGTTATGACCGTTGCATTGGTATACAGTTACCTCGGTGATGACGCATCCCGCAATACTGCGGGAGGTTTCTGGGTAACGCGTGGTATGTTGCTCGGAATTATTGGTCTCGTTCTGGGTTGCGTGGCCATCGTTCTCATTGTTCGTCCGGGTATGATCAAGGAGGTGAACAACACCGTTCGAATCCTTGTGCTTGCTATTCTGCTATTGATCATCGGTTTTACGGCACACGCGTACTTGACCGGTCGTGGTGATGTCTTTTTTGTAGAGAGCTATCCACTGCGCAAGTGGTACGGATTTGCGATCGGCGCCATATTCAGTGGTGTGATCGGTGTAGGATTCTATCCGTTGATGGGGAGCCGTGTGTGGTGCCGTTTCGGCTGCCCCATGGCCGCGATACTCGGAATGCAACAACGGTTCTTCTCACGTTTCCGGATCACCACAAATGGCGGCCAGTGTATCAGTTGCGGAAACTGCAGCACGCATTGCGAAATGGGCATCGATGTGCGCAGCTACGCACAACGCGGCGAGAATATCGTTCGTTCCAGTTGCGTGGGCTGTGGTGTATGCGCAGCAGTTTGTCCACGCGGCGTGTTGAAACTTGAGTCCCGCAAGCTTGCAGGAGGCAAAGTTCAAGGAAGAGTGAGTAGTGATCCAATAGCGATAGGTAGGACTGGTGCTACGTTGAGGTAG
- a CDS encoding glycosyltransferase family 2 protein, with product MTASSIIDVIIPAFNEEEAVALVVGDIPKDLVRHIVVVNNASSDRTSEEARKAGAIVMDQPLRGYGNACLKGIEKVATHQPPPDIVVFIDADHSDRPQQMTEVVAPIVMNDADFVIGSRALGHREDGSMMPQQVFGNWLATRLLKLFYGVRYTDLGPFRAIRWQALQNMHMQDRTFGWTVEMQLKAAKQNLRIIEVPVDYRKRIGFSKISGTVKGSILAGYKIIVTIFKYR from the coding sequence ATGACCGCCAGCTCCATCATCGACGTGATCATTCCGGCCTTTAATGAGGAGGAAGCCGTAGCACTTGTGGTCGGCGATATTCCAAAGGATCTCGTACGGCATATCGTGGTAGTGAACAACGCAAGCAGTGATCGTACGAGTGAAGAAGCGCGCAAAGCCGGTGCTATCGTTATGGACCAACCGCTGCGCGGCTATGGCAATGCGTGTTTGAAAGGAATAGAGAAAGTAGCTACACACCAACCACCTCCGGACATCGTGGTCTTCATTGATGCGGATCACAGTGATCGCCCACAACAGATGACGGAAGTTGTCGCACCGATCGTAATGAACGATGCCGACTTCGTGATCGGATCGCGTGCCCTAGGACATCGCGAAGACGGAAGTATGATGCCCCAACAGGTCTTCGGGAACTGGCTCGCAACGCGCTTGTTGAAATTATTCTACGGCGTGCGTTACACAGACCTAGGCCCCTTCCGGGCCATACGCTGGCAGGCACTCCAGAACATGCATATGCAGGATCGTACATTTGGCTGGACCGTGGAAATGCAATTAAAAGCCGCCAAACAGAACCTCCGCATCATCGAAGTGCCGGTGGATTACCGCAAGCGTATCGGCTTCTCCAAGATCAGTGGTACGGTGAAAGGCTCCATTCTTGCTGGTTACAAGATCATCGTAACCATTTTCAAATATCGCTGA